DNA from Eucalyptus grandis isolate ANBG69807.140 chromosome 5, ASM1654582v1, whole genome shotgun sequence:
CCTTTCAATTGGTCTACGGTGTCATTATAGAGAATCCCTGCCCTGTTTTCCACATGGTTATGTCCTAACTTGCTCTGGTAAGATGTGGGCGCAAAATGCTATTATGCTCTATTGTTGCGTAGCAATAGAAATAGAAGCCTGCTCATGCTGCTTCGGCGGCGCTTTTTGGCCTTCTCTTCGCTCTGGACAGGAGCGCTGCTGCGCTAGTGGACACGGGGAGGGAGCCGGCAAAGCGCGTCGTTCGTGAAAATCAGGTTGATCGAGATCCCTGCCAAATTTAGTCCTTTCTGGGTGGCTATTGAACTTTGAATATGGAAGGCCCGGATAAGCTTGGTATCcaggaaaaaaaacatataaaaaatctATGTAGGCTtgccattctttttctctcccgcTAAAGTCCGTGAAGCGGGGCCTCCGGGTGATGAGACCGTTCGGCGTTCGCACACTTTGACCATGTCGTAagcacttttttcttttttcttttttaaatgttcaTGTAAACGCATTCTTTCGAGGGGAGCCAGCCATGGGATTCCAACCGTCTCCACCATCATCTCAGTCAATTCCATGACTCAAACCGCGACTGACACGCCTGCGCACTAGCAACCTCGGTGAATAGTAGTCCTTCAGTTTTGAGCCTTtggttggaacttggaaccctATTCGTTGTAACCCGATAAGATCGCAAACATCGAAATCCAGTGATGCCCGCTGCACCATCAGGGATGGGATTTTATCAGTTCCTTTATCGAAATGATCAGAGCATACGAGTTGACCGAAGCCGTCGTCCTTGGTTCCTGAATTCGTTACGTCGCGACCATGAGAAATTCGATACAAGCGAGGAGTGAGAACTAAGGACTTACGCAATGTGCACGGCACCAGCTCTTAATGCAAGAACatacaaataaattatttgaaattggtcCTTTTCCCGATAAAAGAACAcctcaagtgtcaaaacttggcacaatcGAATacttaaatgcaaaaaattacgaaagtgacatgagccattttttttttatgaaatataggatatttgaatttcatatttagTAAATCTTGCCGGAAACCTTacgtggtaattttttattaattttctcatttacgTAGTTCGTCGGAAGGCTAACTCAACAAAGACACACAAAAACGATTTTGTTTGGTGCAATTCGAATTTCCAATCGCCGTTCAACACTTGCATGATTGCAACTTAAGATTCACGCACTCCGATACTTTTTATACTCTAAACCTTCAGGCAACTCAAGTCAAATCAAGTGCCTCTCTATTTTTTATCTCCTCTCAGGCTCCACGCTCAAAGCAGTAGTTCAACACTTGCATGATTGCTTCTTAAGATTCATGCACTCCGATACTTTATATACTCTAAACATTCaggtcaagtcaagtcaagtcaagtcaagtgcCACTAGATGTCTCAGCGAGTCGTCCCCGAAATGATTCAATCTGTGGATAACATCGATACGGGATCCGAATGATTGAATCTGATCTTCCTGTGGCCTATCCATGGTTTCGATGGTTCCAAGCTCCTGTGGCCTTCTCTATAAATGGAATGTTTCAGGTCAGGTTAGGTACCACCATAACTATCCCAGCATCTCCTCGCTGACACTAGTAAACCCAAAAATGAGTTCGAGCCATTTCTGTTCAGTCACCTTCCCTGCCATCTTGATCCTGGAGCTGGTGATTGCGAGCTTCGCTTCCTGTAGCGCTCCAGGGAACGAGACCGATAAAATTGCTCTGCAAGAATTCAGGTCCCTCTTAACAGATGATTCTGCAGGAACCTTGGCCTCCTGGAATGATTCCCTCCATTTCTGCCGATGGCCTGGAGTCACTTGTGGTCTCAGACACCAACGGGTCACCGCCTTGAACCTAGATGGACGAGATCTGGCTGGGACCGTGTCCCCTTATATTGGAAACCTTTCGTTCCTCCGATACCTGAACCTCGCAAACAACTCTTTCCATGGTTTCATTCCTCCTGAAATCGGGCGCTTGTTCAGGCTTAAAAACCTGATCTTGAGCCACAACGCCTTAGGAGGTGGAATTCCTAGAAATCTCTCCCTGTGTCTTAGCCTCGTGACTCTCGAGCTCGACTATAATCATCTCCACAATCCCATTCCTTCCGAATTTGGGTCACTGTCGAAACTCCAGAAGCTCTCCCTTCCGAACAACAATCTCATGGGACCAATCCCCGCTTCCATCGGAAACCTTTCCAACCTCGAAGAGCTTCATCTATGGAGCAACAACCTGACAGGAGGAGTTCCCATTTCTATAAGCCAAACGAGGCTTAAAATTTTCGAGGCTGGTGAAAACCAGCTGATAGGTGGCTTCCCCTCAGCTCTTTACAACTTGTCATCCCTCAATACCATAATTTTGACCCAGAGCCAGTTCTCTGGTAGTATCAGGAGAAACATAGGCCTTCTGCTTCCAAATCTGCAAATTTTATATCTGGGATTTAATCAGTTCACAGGTCCCATTCCCGATTCACTCTCCAACGTCACCAACTTAGCAGCAATTGATACCCCCTTCAATAACTTCATTGGACATGTCCCAGCCAGCTTCGGAGGGCTTCAAAACTTGAGCTGGCTCGGCCTTGGGTCTAATTTTCTCGGAAGCGGCGCAACCAACGGTCTAAGTTTCCTTGCTGATTTGGCCAACTGCAGCAACCTTGAAATGCTGGATTTAGAATATAACCAGTTCAAAGGCAAGCTGCCTGTTTCTGTTGGTAACTTCTCATCCCAACTGAATCAGCTACTACTGTCGGGAAACAGAATTCGTGGTAGAATTCCTGAAGTAATTGCAAACCTCTTTAGTCTACATCTATTATCTATGGACGATAACATGATAACAGGCAATATTCCAATGTCTATTGGGAGGCTATCAAACTTGCAATCTCTGAGTTTGGGCCAAAACAATTTGACTGGAGACATACCTTCGACCATGGGTAACATCACCGGTCTAATTTTTCTGTACTTGTACAACAACAGCTTAGAAGGAAGCATACCATCAAGCCTCGGCGACTGCAAGTCCCTGCAAGATCTACGCCTTTgtcataacaaatttaccgGGACCATTCCTAGCCACATGATCAGACCGTCCTCCCTCTTAACATCTGAATGTATCTCACAACTCTTTGTCTAGGCCCCTGCCACCCGATGTTGGAAACTTAAAGAACCTCATTTCTCTCGACGTTTCACACAATCAAATTTCAGGTGAGATTCCTACAACTTTGGACAACTGTTTGGGATTCGAAGAGCTGTATATGCAGTCGAACCATTTTCAAGGACCCATTCCTCAGTTCAAGGGGTTAGAAGGCATCCGTTTTCTCGACCTTTCCAATAACAACCTGTCAGGGCAAATCCCAGAGTTTTTAGTTAACTTGTCATCCTCGCTGCAATTCTTGAATCTGTCTTTCAACAATCTCGAAGGCGAAGTACCTGTACGTGGGATATTTGGAAACACTAGTGCCATTGAAGTTGACGGCAACCGAGAGCTATGTGGGGGCATACCTGAACTGCGTTTGCCTTCATGTCCAGCAAAATCGTTCCCTAGATCGATAAAGCATAGATCTTCGAAGTGGGTGGTGGACATAATCATCTGTGCTTCTTGTGCAGTGGCATTACTGTCCTTAATATCTCTTTTCTGGTTGAGAAACTCGAAGAAGGAACATCTGCCTACCCGCTCCTTCGGCCATTTTCACGAGAGAATTTCCTATGATGCTCTATTCAAAGCTACCGACGGATTCTGTTCAAGCAAATTGATTGGTTCAGGTAATCTTTATTTATAGATGAATATTTAACTACAGCAAATGAGTACAGAGAACACACTTCATAGTTCATACAGTAGTACCACATCGCATGACCGCAATAATTTTTAGCTCTTGTTCAGGTAGTTTTGGCAATGTGTACAGAGGAACTCTTGGTCCCGACGGAAAAATCGTGGCCATCAAGGTTTTGAATCTCCAGCAGAAAGGAGCTTTCAAGGGCTTCTTGGCCGAATGCAAAGCACTCAGCAGCATTCGGCATCGTAACCTTGTTAAGATCTTGACTGCTTGTTCGAGCATTGACTCCCATCGTAATGAGTTCAAAGCCTTGGTATACGAGTTCATGGTAAACGGCAACTTGGACGTTTGGTTGCACCCAAACGATGAACACCTGCAGTTCAAACCTTTGAGCTTCCTGCAAAGATTGAACATCACGATCGATGTGGCCTCTGCTTTGGATTATCTTCACCACCAGTGCCGAACTCCAATCATCCACTGTGATCTGAAGCCAAGCAACATTCTTCTCGACGATGATTTCACAGCTCACATCAGTGATTTTGGATTGTCGAGgctcattttcaattctagCAAAGACATCTTTTCGGGTCATCCTAGCTCCTCTGCTTTTCAGGGAACCATGGGTTACATTGCTCCAGGTACGGCTCTAAAGATCACAATTACATTTAcatccacaaaatcaaaagattttcaatgacCTTGTAGAGTAATCGAGCTAACAGGAACTTTTTCTGGACTGGCAGAATATGGAATGGGCGTTCGTCCATCAACAAGTGGGGATGTGTACAGTTTCGGAATTCTCTTGTTAGAGATGTTCACTGGAAGACGACCGACGGACAACATATTTAAAGAGAATTTTGACCTTCAGAAGTTCGTCAAGTCAGTGTTGTCAAAGCGAGCAACGGGGATTTTGGATCAGTCAATTTTCTGCGGGGAAGTAGGCGAAAGCATGGACGAGGAGGGGATATGGAGAGACTGTGGAATCGACCAAGCCGAATGTCTGATATCGGTTTTCGAGATCGGATTAATTTGCTCAGCAGAATCACCAAAAGACAGGAAGGACATGAATGGTGTCGCACGGGACTTGCTCTCAATCAGAGACAAGTTTCTCAAAACCGGCATCCATGAGGATAGAATACAGAGCCCTGCACCAAGTAAAGCACCTTTTTAAGTCGCCATATGCTTGTATCCTTGTATCCCTAGCACTGCTTCACTGTTCCACAATATCTTTGGATTTAGTAAATCGGCTCGCATGATAACAAGTATCGGGACAATTGCTGAGAGCCTGATCGATGTATCCTCCtctcttttcatattttgcagGGGACAGGTGCGAGGAGGTGGCCTGTTCCACCTCTGGTTTTTGAGTGGGACGGGGGGAAACTGTAAATAGAGGCGGGCAACAGCATAGCTTGTTAGAGCCACGCGGCTCTTTCCATGTCAATGGCGGGCTAGCTTGGGCATCCGCGAAGTCCTTCGTCCATAACTGAGCTACCAGGGAGGGCCTTGGACTTTGAGGGGCTTCAGCTTGCTAGCTGGTGAGCCTCCAAACCAGCAGCTTCTGGTTGGTCAGCAAGCAAAACTAGCACGCTCTgcataataaataaaacatgGACTTCGACTATTCCTATGGTTATTTTCCTGTAATGAGACATCTATATGTACTTGGGTCCAGTCACGTTGTTGTGAGATCCTATGAAACCATCCGTCGAGAACGAGAGCCTTCCGAGAGTCCTTGAGGCTGTGATGGAAGGTCTCCATGCACTCCTGTAGTGTATGGATGGATTTCCTTCTTATGTCCTTCAGCCAACTTGTCTGTcttcttttctgggaaagtagAGACagctgagagtgctagtatgaacaaaataaatgagttaaggaagaaaataagaacacagaaattatagtggttcggcttaatccaagcctacgtccactctcccacgataacagccttcttggctggattccactatacaatcaacaagagattacaactccgagtacaaacacttagtagatcacactatctcactaagtcactctcttggtatttctctcacgattacaaacgtttaagctctcaagagacaagtatatgatcgaaagttgcttagactttggaattataaattctacgctccgtctcttacttgctcatcggtccttcatctccttaaatactcctcaatttccaaactacccgttggacaatatcccggagaatcgtcttccaatatacccattggacagctctgtatctagaagatttagtagccgttgagtgacaaaggtaaaatcccaaattgattccgatcgcccatacaaacgaaatcttggtttctataagtaaagcttcttcgtatagaattcttgtcttcaagatccaatcatcaatcaattagattgaatcaatcaaatcaatattgatgtggaatccaaaccagatcactagccgttgtatgattgggcttgagttacgattcatcgtaatctggatgtaaagtctgagtctttagactttacgatatgagtcttgagactttacaatctggagTGCGTAGACTTTACAACCCGAGTCTTGAGtccggtcttcagactttgacacagtcttcagactttgacacagaagtctggaaatcttcaaaatatactctggacatatgttacgttcagtcttctggccgtcttctgactttgataaaatcatttacatgttctatcatctgcatggtctattactcaaccatcaaacatgttagtagcctttgatttattttgtcatcttcaaaacatcataagggatttccctaacaatctccccatttttgatgatgacaaaacaatctctgaatatgcagatttgtaaacatacttttaaatcaaaggatatcagaagataacaaatagattgagcataataatatttagaaaataatcgcagctcaatattatgcaataaataatatcaaccaatcagcacatatgcatattcatatcttctccccctttttgtcataatcaaaaagctaTAATAAtagattcacgtagagaatgataatcaatatcttgcatgaatcacaatttccaaaaatcagctttttttttttcgactattaaagatatgcaatatagctcacttcgattatatatatcagcaaatatccaataaaaatcacggatgcatcataaaattcacgtaccatttttgtcataataaaatgataatatcaatatgagatttgttaatgacaaaatgtgataagagatgcactaaccagattttgtagaataaattctgacacaattacctttccttccatccataataagagcacgatcaatcaaaaaagatttttccataattgatcaaagctccccctcaatttgttgcctttttgagatgatcacgattcttttccttttcttttggatttgctttctcccccaATTGTCACAGGAgatattttctgattgcaccaaaatttgcgtagattcgcaatcatccttcccttaaagaatttcctgcaatcaactcatttccctttttggtatccatcaatttggatccttccttgacgttagagtaaaatagaaaatctcaataatcaaatattctttcttaatttatcgtaacaaattattcaaagaaagaatattatgcacaatgatattctgaaaaataaattctcacttagcaCAATAAAATCAGGGAGAATGAAATCTTTgaatatctaaaaatatcttgcatcatcacgtaaaacagattttcactttgcaaaatatgattatatctgagagtataaaattagacaaaataatctgaattatctcaaataatcacacgtactagatcaaatctcaactcacaaatcacaaaaataaatcatacgattctttcttccataaagcaaaatatgatcattataaaatctcaatcaaccaaggatatatcgaatatcaagcataatgagaattattgcccaaatcaaattgagaataaaacattccttaccaaatcctctttcttctttcttctttatatcctgcaaaaataacttatcttttctttggtacccattttttcttgggtccatgagagttagcaGAATATGTTGcttttatccaatttttcttaataggtctccagacttgagaaagatcttgttgcctaagtcgagaattctcctttttaagttcgaaaatccttttaagagaagatttaagatttgaacaaagctcatttatatattttgaaactttgaaaggAATTGCTGAATGACttaccttgatttcctcatcgtaTTCTGAGTCTGGTTCTGAATCAGACTCTGATTCTAAGTCTATGTCTGAGTCAGACTTTAATTCTGAGTCTATGtctgaatcagactcagattctgaatgtgccatcaagcatatattttcttgatcatcatcttctttcatgattcttttatggccattatgcttgtattgacttcttccatcgaatttccttccttttctactcaactttttgaatttcttgaccatAAAGGCAAGTTCTTCGCCGTCCaagtcattttctgagtctgtttcatcaaaaacaacattagatattaaagcaatggacttttTACCTTCAggatcttcatcgttaagttgttccacttcataggattgaagagtgccaatcaattcatcaacggagagtggcataatcctttgagtctcccggattgaggtcttgacatggttccaatccttggagagtcctcgcagtagcttgttcaccttcataggatcataaattttctgtccttgattctcaaggccATTGaaaatatctgtaaaacggctaaacatgtcagttatagattctccttgtttcattttgaaggcttcatattgaccaaggagaatgttaattctggtctccttcactcggtttgtcccttcataagtgatatgtaatctgtcccagacttcttttgctgtatcacaagaagatattctgttatattcagttggtgataaagcacaatataaagagtaaattgcttttgcatcgagtgcttgtctcttgtttatctcttcttgagacattccgctggtttcaacagtttctttccctctttcggatgcTGATGCAgcagtaggagtaattcctctttccaccacatcccattccagaggatcctttgatcgtagaaaagctttcatcttgttttccagatgttgtaatcctttccatcaaagtaaggtggtcttgtattgctttgcccttccaccagccctggtgctagcatactagccatggatcttttactctgaagtaaaacacttcaaataaagtaagaacacaagctctgataccaattgagagtgctagtatgaacaaaataaaggagttaaggaagaaaataagaacacagaaattatagtggttcggcttaatccaagcctacgtccactctcccatgataacagccttcttggctggattccactatgcaatcaacaagagattacaactccgagtgcaaacacttagtagatcacactatctcactaagtcactctcttggtagttctctcacgattacaaacgtttaagctctcaagagacaagtatatgatcgaaagttgcttagactttggaattataaattctacgctccgtctcttacttgctcatcggtccttcatctccttaaatactcctcaatttccaaactacccgttggacaatatcccggagaatcgtcttccaatatacccattggacagctctgtatctagaagatttagtagccgttgagtgacaaaggtaaaatcccaaattgattccgatcgcccatacaaacgaaatcttggtttccataagtaaagcttcttcgtatagaattcttatcttcaagatccaatcatcaatcaattagattgaatcaatcaaatcaatattgatgtggaatccaaaccagatcactagccgttgtatgattgggcttgagttaccaTTCATCgtaatctggatgtaaagtttgagtctttagactttacgatatgagtcttgagactttacaatctggatctgtagactttacaatctgagtcttgagtctgacagtctttagactttgacacagtcttcagactttgacacagaagtctggaaatcttcaaaatatactctggacatatgttacgtttagtcttctggccgtcttctgactttgataaaatcctttacatgttctatcatctacatggtctattactcaaccatcaaacatgttagtagcctttgatttattttgtcatcttcaaaacatcataagggatttccctaacaacaGCAACCTCAGTTTTCTGCTTATTCCATGATTTGTCTTGAGAATCCAGCAATGGATTTCTAGTTCCATATTTGAGAACAGCTTTTACTTCTATCCTTTCCAATTTAGTGGGTCAATTCCTTTTAAGGGGTTAGTCTATGGAAGTTTATGAGCAAATTCGGGTAGTAAATAATCGCCGGTTATTCTTTTTGATCTATAGAAAAGGATTAGAGATTGCATGCCTCGTGTCACCAGTTAAACGagtttattcaaaaaaataaaattttactaaCATGGATTGCGGCAAAGtattagaatttttattttttagaatgatATATTGGACAGCACCCGACATATTCGATAATGAAcatataaaatcctaaaatttataaaattggaGCAATCGAAACTCCACCTAACTTGACTAACATAAAATGAAGCCCTCGCTGCCCGactattcttcttcttgtctttttttttttttttttttgttaattttaacttaattcttgtttaattttaacaaaaattttattaaaatcagATTTTGGAACCTCTAAAGGCCCAATACCACATATAACACTAGTATTGGAGCTGGAGATCCTAAGTTCGAATTTTTTCAGGCCCCATATGCCTCCCTAAGTAAATTTCCAAGCTTGGTACTAGGCAAAAGAAGAggaagtgttagaatatttaaataataaatcacgcctTCATCaaataacttaagtttttagaatagttggttgatttccacaaaatctcacaatgcCTAAACACACTAAAGCTACAAACCAACAGGGCATAGAAATAATCCAGGTTAAATACATAGGGACTATGCACTTTTGTGTTCATACATCGCCCACAAAAATAGAGACAAAAGAATAGGTAGCCCAAAAAATTGGTGTAAAGAATAGAACCACAAATAGTTAATGTTTCACCAACCATGGCTCCTTTTCCCTTCTATTTTCCCCTATTTTGGGTCATTTTTATCGGGAAAGCTGAGTATTATATTTACATTCAGATTGATTATACTTGAAGAAACCAACATTCCCCATCAAGTGTGTATAAGCATTTGTCCACACGGGCAGGTTGCTTACATGAATGCATGTGGCCAAGGCCCTACATGTTAACCTTCCTCAGTTCTCAAATGCCATAATTCTTCTCCGGATTACCTTAGCACTACAATATCATCCATAGGGT
Protein-coding regions in this window:
- the LOC104445970 gene encoding putative receptor-like protein kinase At3g47110; its protein translation is MSSSHFCSVTFPAILILELVIASFASCSAPGNETDKIALQEFRSLLTDDSAGTLASWNDSLHFCRWPGVTCGLRHQRVTALNLDGRDLAGTVSPYIGNLSFLRYLNLANNSFHGFIPPEIGRLFRLKNLILSHNALGGGIPRNLSLCLSLVTLELDYNHLHNPIPSEFGSLSKLQKLSLPNNNLMGPIPASIGNLSNLEELHLWSNNLTGGVPISISQTRLKIFEAGENQLIGGFPSALYNLSSLNTIILTQSQFSGSIRRNIGLLLPNLQILYLGFNQFTGPIPDSLSNVTNLAAIDTPFNNFIGHVPASFGGLQNLSWLGLGSNFLGSGATNGLSFLADLANCSNLEMLDLEYNQFKGKLPVSVGNFSSQLNQLLLSGNRIRGRIPEVIANLFSLHLLSMDDNMITGNIPMSIGRLSNLQSLSLGQNNLTGDIPSTMGNITGLIFLYLYNNSLEGSIPSSLGDCKPLPPDVGNLKNLISLDVSHNQISGEIPTTLDNCLGFEELYMQSNHFQGPIPQFKGLEGIRFLDLSNNNLSGQIPEFLVNLSSSLQFLNLSFNNLEGEVPVRGIFGNTSAIEVDGNRELCGGIPELRLPSCPAKSFPRSIKHRSSKWVVDIIICASCAVALLSLISLFWLRNSKKEHLPTRSFGHFHERISYDALFKATDGFCSSKLIGSGSFGNVYRGTLGPDGKIVAIKVLNLQQKGAFKGFLAECKALSSIRHRNLVKILTACSSIDSHRNEFKALVYEFMVNGNLDVWLHPNDEHLQFKPLSFLQRLNITIDVASALDYLHHQCRTPIIHCDLKPSNILLDDDFTAHISDFGLSRLIFNSSKDIFSGHPSSSAFQGTMGYIAPEYGMGVRPSTSGDVYSFGILLLEMFTGRRPTDNIFKENFDLQKFVKSVLSKRATGILDQSIFCGEVGESMDEEGIWRDCGIDQAECLISVFEIGLICSAESPKDRKDMNGVARDLLSIRDKFLKTGIHEDRIQSPAPRDRCEEVACSTSGF